The following are encoded together in the Populus trichocarpa isolate Nisqually-1 chromosome 5, P.trichocarpa_v4.1, whole genome shotgun sequence genome:
- the LOC7476870 gene encoding guanine nucleotide-binding protein subunit gamma 1 yields MESETASSADEQVSGGGGGGGGGGGGGGASAGADTRGKHRILAELKRVEQEMKFLEEELEELEKTDNVSTVCEELLRNVENIPDPLLSLTNGPANPLWDRWFEGPQKSQGCVCRIL; encoded by the exons ATGGAGTCTGAAACGGCGTCGTCGGCTGATGAACAAgttagtggtggtggtggtggtggtggtggtggtggtggagggggAGGTGCGTCGGCGGGAGCTGATACGAGAGGAAAACATCGGATTCTTGCTGAACTAAAGCGCGTGGAGCAAGAAATGAAGTTTTTGGAG GAAGAGTTGGAGGAGCTCGAAAAGACAGATAATGTATCAACTGTGTGTGAAGA GTTGCTGCGCAATGTGGAGAACATACCCGATCCACTTCTCTCACT AACAAATGGCCCTGCAAACCCATTGTGGGATCGATGGTTTGAGGGGCCTCAAAAATCACAAGGTTGCGTGTGCAGGATACTCTGA
- the LOC7476869 gene encoding 2-methyl-6-phytyl-1,4-hydroquinone methyltransferase, chloroplastic, with the protein MTSSVFNGAENLALIRGITPKGLGFLGSDLQGRHFSKVSLISSTRISKARTLTPKCSLSAPRPASQPRFIQHKKEAFWFYRFLSIVYDHVINPGHWTEDMRDEALEPADLSDRNTIVVDVGGGTGFTTLGIVKHVDAKNVTILDQSPHQLAKAKQKEPLKDCKIVEGDAEDLPFPTDYADRYVSAGSIEYWPDPQRGIKEAYRVLKLEGKACLIGPVHPTFWLSRFFADVWMLFPKEEEYIEWFQKAGFKDVQLKRIGPKWYRGVRRHGLIMGCSVTGVKPASGDSPLQLGPEAEDVSKPANPFVFFLRFILGVMAATYYVLVPIYMWLKDQIVPKGRPI; encoded by the exons ATGACCTCCTCAGTGTTCAATGGAGCTGAAAACCTCGCTCTAATAAGAGGCATAACCCCTAAAGGGTTAGGCTTTTTGGGGTCAGATTTGCAAGGGAGGCACTTTTCTAAAGTGAGTTTAATCTCTAGCACTAGAATCTCAAAGGCAAGAACTTTAACACCCAAGTGCAGTTTATCAGCCCCTAGGCCAGCTTCACAGCCTAGGTTTATCCAACACAAGAAAGAGGCTTTTTGGTTCTATAGGTTTCTTTCAATTGTGTATGACCATGTCATAAACCCTGGGCACTGGACCGAGGACATGAGAGATGAGGCACTTGAGCCTGCTGATCTCAGTGACAGGAATACGATAGTGGTGGATGTTGGTGGCGGCACTGGTTTCACCACTTTGGGTATAGTTAAGCATGTGGACGCCAAAAATGTAACCATCCTTGATCAATCTCCGCACCAGCTTGCAAAGGCCAAGCAGAAAGAGCCTTTGAAGGATTGTAAGATTGTTGAGGGCGATGCCGAGGATCTACCATTTCCTACCGATTATGCTGATAGATATGTGTCTGCTGGGAG TATTGAGTACTGGCCTGATCCCCAGCGTGGCATCAAGGAAGCGTACAGGGTTTTGAAGCTAGAAGGTAAAGCCTGCTTAATTGGTCCAGTGCACCCAACATTCTGGTTGTCTCGCTTCTTTGCTGATGTCTGGATGCTCTTCCCTAAGGAGGAAGAGTACATTGAGTGGTTCCAGAAGGCTGGGTTTAAGGATGTTCAACTAAAGAGGATTGGTCCAAAGTGGTATCGTGGTGTTCGTAGGCACGGGCTGATCATGGGATGTTCTGTAACAGGTGTTAAACCTGCATCTGGAGATTCTCCTTTGCAG CTTGGCCCAGAGGCAGAGGATGTGTCAAAGCCAGCGAACCCGTTCGTCTTCTTTCTGCGCTTCATTTTGGGTGTCATGGCAGCAACGTACTATGTGTTGGTTCCCATATATATGTGGCTCAAAGATCAGATTGTACCCAAAGGTAGACCAATCTAA
- the LOC7454313 gene encoding ammonium transporter 2 member 4 gives MAEIPTNLLPDEASPEWMNKGDNAWQLTAATLVGLQSVPGLVILYGSIVKKKWAVNSAFMALYAFAAVLVCWVGWGYHMSFGDKMLPFLGRPDISLDQKFLLDKAYVGYLPSATLVYFQFVFAAITLILVAGALLGRMNFHAWMLFVPLWLTFSYTFTAYSLWCPGGWLAKLGIIDYAGGYVIHLSSGVAGFTAAYWVGPRTNKDRERFPPNNILLMLAGAGLLWMGWSGFNGGGPFAANTDASLAILNTHVCTATSLLTWLLLDIVFFGKPSVIGATQGMITGLVCITPAAGVVQGWAAILMGILSGSIPWYSMMVLHKKIWLLKQVDDTMAVFHTHAVAGSLGGILAGFFANPKLNRIFYMVKDWQHYIGLAYGLQNGRTAAGLKQMGVQLLGILFVVVLNVFVTSAICLLIRLVVPLRLTDEELQTGDDAIHGEEAYALWGDGEKYESKHNSLHGVEEFPQVVSKEVEMA, from the exons ATGGCAGAAATTCCAACCAACCTATTGCCCGATGAGGCAAGCCCGGAGTGGATGAACAAAGGAGACAACGCGTGGCAACTCACGGCAGCAACTCTTGTGGGTCTTCAAAGTGTGCCGGGCCTTGTGATCCTTTATGGCAGTATCGTGAAAAAGAAATGGGCTGTTAACTCCGCGTTTATGGCCTTATACGCCTTCGCGGCTGTGCTCGTGTGCTGGGTGGGCTGGGGCTACCACATGTCATTCGGAGACAAAATGCTTCCTTTCCTTGGTAGGCCCGATATTTCCTTGGACCAAAAGTTTCTTTTGGACAAAGCCTATGTTGGGTACTTGCCTAGTGCGACCCTGGTCTATTTCCAGTTTGTGTTTGCTGCGATCACGTTGATTCTGGTGGCTGGGGCGTTGCTTGGAAGGATGAATTTTCATGCGTGGATGCTGTTTGTACCACTTTGGCTTACCTTCTCTTACACTTTCACTGCTTATAGTCTTTGGTGTCCAGGTGGTTGGTTAGCTAAGCTAGGGATCATTGATTACGCTGGAGGATATGTCATTCACCTTTCCTCTGGCGTTGCTGGTTTTACTGCAGCTTATTGG GTGGGACCAAGGACAAACAAGGACAGGGAAAGGTTCCCACCAAACAACATTCTACTGATGCTGGCAGGTGCTGGGCTGCTTTGGATGGGGTGGAGTGGTTTCAACGGCGGTGGTCCTTTCGCTGCCAATACAGATGCATCTCTGGCCATTCTTAACACCCATGTGTGCACTGCTACCAGCTTGTTGACCTGGCTCCTTCTTGACATTGTTTTCTTTGGAAAGCCCTCTGTGATCGGAGCCACACAAGGCATGATCACTGGTCTCGTTTGTATCACCCCTGCTGCCG GAGTTGTGCAAGGTTGGGCTGCCATCCTGATGGGGATATTGTCCGGAAGCATTCCATGGTACAGTATGATGGTCCTGCACAAGAAAATATGGCTTCTCAAACAAGTTGATGACACCATGGCAGTTTTCCACACCCATGCTGTTGCAGGGAGCTTAGGAGGCATCCTCGCAGGCTTTTTTGCTAATCCGAAGCTCAACCGCATCTTTTACATGGTAAAGGACTGGCAGCATTACATAGGACTTGCCTATGGCCTACAAAATGGCAGGACCGCTGCAGGACTCAAGCAAATGGGCGTTCAGTTGCTAGGAATTCTTTTTGTGGTTGTTCTTAACGTTTTTGTCACTAGTGCGATATGCTTGTTGATTCGGTTGGTAGTTCCATTAAGATTGACTGATGAGGAATTGCAAACTGGTGATGATGCTATTCACGGAGAAGAAGCCTATGCATTGTGGGGTGATGGGGAAAAGTACGAGTCCAAGCACAACTCACTCCATGGTGTTGAAGAGTTCCCTCAAGTTGTATCAAAAGAGGTTGAGATGGCTTGA
- the LOC7454312 gene encoding peptidyl-prolyl cis-trans isomerase CYP63 isoform X2: protein MSKKKNPLVFLDVSIDGDPAERIFIELFADVVPRTAENFRALCTGEKGTGKTTGKPLHYKGSSFHRIIKEFMAQGGDFSKGNGTGGESIYGGKFADENFIQRHEGAGHLSMANSGPNTNGSQFFITLKPQAHLDGKHVVFGKVVKGMDIVKKIEQVGSARGQPARPVKIVDCGETSESKIEDAVGKDTGKNKKAGKPSDDGPNVQVRGRSKKSLKDTRKKRKRRYSSSDSDSSSSDSETSSSESDSDSSSSSDGRHKKRRRSAKRGKYHGRKQKNGRRERKRGRSDKRSRRKSKWSSESSSDTETDSSSTTSTSDDRSPVAAHKTSNSTQAGKKSIQSSGASGKSLSHLSKKEAVVEQHQRNQKPMKAAGSSPHEEGELSPRNDEHLNNGHGMDSKSGATHNQHPHSDNSNKSRRAMPSSKSRPNNTCRSSPSMSPEEVSRSPRFRTDSRSPVRKSGELSQGRSSRSPLGSPANKGHHEPSMSNQSQSPNGAPTRIRKGRGFTDRYAFARRYRTPSPERSPRRSYRYGGRNINGRNRDRYGRQRSRSRSPRRSPTPGDKRPSISEGLKSRLGPRVDDKPFPNKGRLRSRSSSRSSSRGSSHSRSPDAVPPKRQGIAARASMSPSSSPSEQQALVSYGDASPDTEMR from the exons ATGAGCAAGAAGAAGAATCCTCTCGTATTCTTAGATGTGTCCATCGACGGAGATCCTGCCGAAAGGATTTTTATCGAG CTTTTCGCAGATGTTGTCCCCAGGACTGCCGAGAATTTTCGGGCACTCTGTACAG GTGAAAAGGGTACTGGAAAAACCACTGGGAAACCTCTGCACTACAAGGGCTCTTCTTTCCATCGAATAATCAAAGAATTCATGGCCCAA GGTGGTGACTTTTCGAAGGGAAATG GCACTGGTGGAGAAAGCATCTATGGAGGGAAGTTTGCAG ATGAGAATTTTATACAGAGGCATGAAGGAGCAGGTCATCTCTCTATGGCAAATAGCGGTCCAAACACAAATGGTTCCCAATTCTTCATAACATTAAAGCCTCAGGCCCATCTTGATGG GAAACATGTTGTCTTTGGAAAGGTGGTTAAGGGAATGGACATTGTGAAGAAAATTGAACAGGTGGGAAGTGCCCGTGGCCAACCTGCCAGACCTGTAAAAATTGTGGATTGTGGTGAAACTTCTGAAAGTAAAATTGAGGATGCTGTTGGGAAAGATACAG GAAAGAATAAGAAAGCTGGGAAGCCTTCAGATGATGGTCCAAATGTTCAAGTTAGAGGAAGAAGTAAAAAATCCCTGAAGGAtacaaggaagaaaagaaaaaggagataCTCTTCATCCGATTCAGATTCATCTTCATCTGATTCTGAAACATCATCTTCAGAATCAGATTCTGATTCAAGTTCATCTAGTGATGGAAGGCATAAGAAAAGGAGGAGGTCAGCAAAAAGAGGTAAGTACCATGGGAGAAAACAGAAGAATGGACGaagggagaggaagagagggCGAAGTGATAAACGATCAAGGCGGAAATCTAAATG GAGTTCTGAGAGCTCAAGTGATACAGAGACTGATAGTTCTAGCACTACCAGCACATCTGATGATAGAAGTCCTGTTGCTGCTCATAAGACCAGTAACTCAACTCAGGCTGGAAAGAAATCAATTCAGAGTTCTG GTGCAAGTGGAAAATCCCTGTCCCATCTCTCCAAGAAAGAAGCTGTGGTGGAACAACACCAAAGGAATCAAAAGCCCATGAAAGCTGCGGGCAGCTCGCCACATGAAGAAGGTGAATTGTCTCCCAGGAATGACGAACATCTAAATAATGGGCATGGGATGGATTCTAAATCGGGCGCAACTCATAATCAGCATCCCCATTCAGATAACTCAAACAAATCCAG GAGAGCAATGCCAAGCTCCAAAAGTAGGCCAAACAATACCTGCAGGAGCAGTCCTAGCATGAGTCCTGAAGAAGTTTCCAGGAGTCCAAGATTCAGAACTGACAGTAGAAGTCCAGTTAGGAAGTCTGGGGAGCTGAGCCAGGGAAGGTCATCAAGGAGTCCACTGGGTAGTCCTGCCAACAAAGGCCACCATGAACCTTCTATGTCAAACCAGAGTCAATCCCCAAATGGTGCCCCCACGCGCATTAGAAAAGGGCGTGGTTTCACCGATCGTTATGCATTTGCACGTCGGTATCGCACCCCGTCTCCCGAACGATCCCCTCGGAGGTCCTACCGTTATGGAGGAAGAAATATCAATGGGAGGAACCGTGATAG GTATGGAAGGCAGAGAAGTAGAAGCAGGAGTCCACGACGAAGTCCTACACCTGGTGATAAGCGACCTTCCATAAGCGAGGGTTTGAAATCTCGATTAGGTCCTCGAGTTGATGATAAGCCATTTCCTAACAAAGGAAGACTGAGATCCAGGTCCAGTTCCAGGTCTAGCAGCCGTGGATCTTCTCATTCTAGATCTCCCGATGCTGTTCCACCAAAACGTCAAGGCATAGCAGCTAGAGCTAGCATGTCTCCATCAAGCTCACCGTCTGAACAGCAAGCTTTAGTTTCCTACGGGGATGCTAGTCCTGATACTGAAATGAGGTAG
- the LOC18099655 gene encoding calmodulin-like protein 11: MADSLTEEQVAEFREAFCLIDKDADGFITMEELATIVQSLDRRPTKEEIQDMICDVDLDGNGTLDFEEFLNIMGRKQKENVTEELKEAFKVFDRNQDGYISANELRQVMINLGERLTEEEAEQMIREADVDGDGLVSYEEFARMMMVAF, encoded by the exons atggCAGATTCTCTGACAGAAGAACAGGTTGCTGAGTTCCGAGAGGCCTTTTGCTTGATCGACAAGGACGCAGATG GTTTCATTACAATGGAAGAACTGGCAACCATTGTCCAGTCATTGGATAGACGTCCTACGAAAGAAGAAATTCAAGACATGATATGTGACGTTGATCTTGATGGAAATGGGACATTGGATTTTGAAGAGTTCTTGAATATCATGGGAAGGAAGCAGAag GAAAATGTCACTGAGGAATTAAAAGAAGCTTTCAAAGTTTTTGATAGGAACCAAGACGGATATATTTCGGCCAATGAG CTAAGACAAGTGATGATAAATTTGGGAGAGAGACTGACGGAGGAAGAGGCTGAACAAATGATAAGAGAGGCTGACGTGGACGGTGATGGTCTAGTTAGTTACGAGGAATTTGCAAGGATGATGATGGTTGCTTTCTGA
- the LOC7476871 gene encoding uncharacterized protein LOC7476871 isoform X1 has protein sequence MKFKEGNLVEVLRRDHEPCGSWFPGSVVSARGNYCKIRYKSVSDNKGEPVMEKVREEDVRPQPPHKKRKRWMVGDVAEIFDFQCWREGKIAKVLNNNLFVVRLFGSIQLKEFHESSIRIQQAWHNNNWSVIGKVTQNIEHSKKCAENKSKHSGSLVRRALVPVTRKDPCLLEKDGQKHLKDGQHNVKMGLDQHHLERSSKDLVSCMEGCHKQLVRNLPFFKRADNISSEKLIADEKFKGSSEMNANMVKATTYTSSRPLLTADSNQSSVASCSSNGFADSSSHNFQTPLDNASHRSDAESSFVSFSFIKRLTPYFEQKLEAEIHELEFHAYRSTVQALYASGPLSWEQESLLTNLRLSLHISDEEHLLHLRQLLSTQVL, from the exons ATGAAGTTTAAAGAAGGGAATTTGGTGGAGGTTTTAAGAAGAGACCATGAGCCATGTGGTTCGTGGTTTCCCGGAAGTGTAGTTTCGGCCCGTGGCAATTATTGTAAAATTAGGTACAAATCAGTTTCGGACAACAAGGGAGAGCCAGTTATGGAGAAGGTGCGTGAGGAGGATGTCAGGCCTCAGCCCCctcataaaaaaaggaaaagatggaTGGTTGGTGATGTTGCTGagatatttgattttcaatgcTGGAGAGAAGGAAAAATTGCAAAGGTGTTGAATAATAACCTCTTTGTTGTGAGGCTGTTCGGGTCCATCCAACTCAAAGAATTTCATGAATCGAGCATAAGGATTCAGCAGGCCTGGCATAATAATAATTGGTCGGTGATAGGAAAG GTTACTCAAAATATAGAACACTCCAAAAAATGTGCAGAAAATAAGTCAAAGCATTCTGGTAGCTTGGTGCGAAGGGCTCTGGTACCAGTGACGAGGAAAGATCCATGCTTACTAGAGAAAGATGGACAAAAACACCTTAAAGATGGACAGCATAATGTCAAAATGGGTCTTGACCAGCATCATCTTGAAAGATCTTCAAAGGACCTGGTTTCTTGTATGGAAGGATGCCACAAGCAACTTGTACGGAATCTTCCTTTTTTTAAGCGGGCAGACAACATTTCTTCTGAAAAATTAATAGCGGATGAGAAATTTAAGGGATCTAGTGAGATGAATGCCAACATGGTAAAAGCAACTACTTATACTTCTTCCAGGCCTCTTTTGACTGCAGATAGCAACCAAAGTTCTGTTGCTAGCTGCAGTTCTAATGGCTTCGCCGACTCCTCCAGTCATAATTTCCAAACACCATTGGATAATGCATCCCATAGGTCAGATGCCGAGTCAtcatttgtttccttttctttcatcaaGCGTTTAACTCCTTATTTTGAACAAAAGCTAGAAGCTGAAATCCATGAGCTAGAGTTTCATGCTTATCGGTCAACTGTGCAGGCATTATATGCCTCAGGTCCCTTAAGTTGGGAGCAAGAGTCACTCCTAACAAATCTTCGCCTATCCCTTCACATTTCAGACGAGGAACATCTTCTCCATCTGAGGCAACTATTGTCCACTCAGGTCCTGTAA
- the LOC7476871 gene encoding uncharacterized protein LOC7476871 isoform X2, whose protein sequence is MKFKEGNLVEVLRRDHEPCGSWFPGSVVSARGNYCKIRYKSVSDNKGEPVMEKVREEDVRPQPPHKKRKRWMVGDVAEIFDFQCWREGKIAKVLNNNLFVVRLFGSIQLKEFHESSIRIQQAWHNNNWSVIGKVTQNIEHSKKCAENKSKHSGSLVRRALVPVTRKDPCLLEKDGQKHLKDGQHNVKMGLDQHHLERSSKDLVSCMEGCHKQLVRNLPFFKRADNISSEKLIADEKFKGSSEMNANMVKATTYTSSRPLLTADSNQSSVASCSSNGFADSSSHNFQTPLDNASHRHYMPQVP, encoded by the exons ATGAAGTTTAAAGAAGGGAATTTGGTGGAGGTTTTAAGAAGAGACCATGAGCCATGTGGTTCGTGGTTTCCCGGAAGTGTAGTTTCGGCCCGTGGCAATTATTGTAAAATTAGGTACAAATCAGTTTCGGACAACAAGGGAGAGCCAGTTATGGAGAAGGTGCGTGAGGAGGATGTCAGGCCTCAGCCCCctcataaaaaaaggaaaagatggaTGGTTGGTGATGTTGCTGagatatttgattttcaatgcTGGAGAGAAGGAAAAATTGCAAAGGTGTTGAATAATAACCTCTTTGTTGTGAGGCTGTTCGGGTCCATCCAACTCAAAGAATTTCATGAATCGAGCATAAGGATTCAGCAGGCCTGGCATAATAATAATTGGTCGGTGATAGGAAAG GTTACTCAAAATATAGAACACTCCAAAAAATGTGCAGAAAATAAGTCAAAGCATTCTGGTAGCTTGGTGCGAAGGGCTCTGGTACCAGTGACGAGGAAAGATCCATGCTTACTAGAGAAAGATGGACAAAAACACCTTAAAGATGGACAGCATAATGTCAAAATGGGTCTTGACCAGCATCATCTTGAAAGATCTTCAAAGGACCTGGTTTCTTGTATGGAAGGATGCCACAAGCAACTTGTACGGAATCTTCCTTTTTTTAAGCGGGCAGACAACATTTCTTCTGAAAAATTAATAGCGGATGAGAAATTTAAGGGATCTAGTGAGATGAATGCCAACATGGTAAAAGCAACTACTTATACTTCTTCCAGGCCTCTTTTGACTGCAGATAGCAACCAAAGTTCTGTTGCTAGCTGCAGTTCTAATGGCTTCGCCGACTCCTCCAGTCATAATTTCCAAACACCATTGGATAATGCATCCCATAG GCATTATATGCCTCAGGTCCCTTAA
- the LOC7454312 gene encoding peptidyl-prolyl cis-trans isomerase CYP63 isoform X1, with product MSKKKNPLVFLDVSIDGDPAERIFIELFADVVPRTAENFRALCTGEKGTGKTTGKPLHYKGSSFHRIIKEFMAQGGDFSKGNGTGGESIYGGKFADENFIQRHEGAGHLSMANSGPNTNGSQFFITLKPQAHLDGKHVVFGKVVKGMDIVKKIEQVGSARGQPARPVKIVDCGETSESKIEDAVGKDTGKNKKAGKPSDDGPNVQVRGRSKKSLKDTRKKRKRRYSSSDSDSSSSDSETSSSESDSDSSSSSDGRHKKRRRSAKRGKYHGRKQKNGRRERKRGRSDKRSRRKSKWSSESSSDTETDSSSTTSTSDDRSPVAAHKTSNSTQAGKKSIQSSGASGKSLSHLSKKEAVVEQHQRNQKPMKAAGSSPHEEGELSPRNDEHLNNGHGMDSKSGATHNQHPHSDNSNKSRRAMPSSKSRPNNTCRSSPSMSPEEVSRSPRFRTDSRSPVRKSGELSQGRSSRSPLGSPANKGHHEPSMSNQSQSPNGAPTRIRKGRGFTDRYAFARRYRTPSPERSPRRSYRYGGRNINGRNRDRLPSYRSYSERSPPRRYISSPRGRSPPRYGRQRSRSRSPRRSPTPGDKRPSISEGLKSRLGPRVDDKPFPNKGRLRSRSSSRSSSRGSSHSRSPDAVPPKRQGIAARASMSPSSSPSEQQALVSYGDASPDTEMR from the exons ATGAGCAAGAAGAAGAATCCTCTCGTATTCTTAGATGTGTCCATCGACGGAGATCCTGCCGAAAGGATTTTTATCGAG CTTTTCGCAGATGTTGTCCCCAGGACTGCCGAGAATTTTCGGGCACTCTGTACAG GTGAAAAGGGTACTGGAAAAACCACTGGGAAACCTCTGCACTACAAGGGCTCTTCTTTCCATCGAATAATCAAAGAATTCATGGCCCAA GGTGGTGACTTTTCGAAGGGAAATG GCACTGGTGGAGAAAGCATCTATGGAGGGAAGTTTGCAG ATGAGAATTTTATACAGAGGCATGAAGGAGCAGGTCATCTCTCTATGGCAAATAGCGGTCCAAACACAAATGGTTCCCAATTCTTCATAACATTAAAGCCTCAGGCCCATCTTGATGG GAAACATGTTGTCTTTGGAAAGGTGGTTAAGGGAATGGACATTGTGAAGAAAATTGAACAGGTGGGAAGTGCCCGTGGCCAACCTGCCAGACCTGTAAAAATTGTGGATTGTGGTGAAACTTCTGAAAGTAAAATTGAGGATGCTGTTGGGAAAGATACAG GAAAGAATAAGAAAGCTGGGAAGCCTTCAGATGATGGTCCAAATGTTCAAGTTAGAGGAAGAAGTAAAAAATCCCTGAAGGAtacaaggaagaaaagaaaaaggagataCTCTTCATCCGATTCAGATTCATCTTCATCTGATTCTGAAACATCATCTTCAGAATCAGATTCTGATTCAAGTTCATCTAGTGATGGAAGGCATAAGAAAAGGAGGAGGTCAGCAAAAAGAGGTAAGTACCATGGGAGAAAACAGAAGAATGGACGaagggagaggaagagagggCGAAGTGATAAACGATCAAGGCGGAAATCTAAATG GAGTTCTGAGAGCTCAAGTGATACAGAGACTGATAGTTCTAGCACTACCAGCACATCTGATGATAGAAGTCCTGTTGCTGCTCATAAGACCAGTAACTCAACTCAGGCTGGAAAGAAATCAATTCAGAGTTCTG GTGCAAGTGGAAAATCCCTGTCCCATCTCTCCAAGAAAGAAGCTGTGGTGGAACAACACCAAAGGAATCAAAAGCCCATGAAAGCTGCGGGCAGCTCGCCACATGAAGAAGGTGAATTGTCTCCCAGGAATGACGAACATCTAAATAATGGGCATGGGATGGATTCTAAATCGGGCGCAACTCATAATCAGCATCCCCATTCAGATAACTCAAACAAATCCAG GAGAGCAATGCCAAGCTCCAAAAGTAGGCCAAACAATACCTGCAGGAGCAGTCCTAGCATGAGTCCTGAAGAAGTTTCCAGGAGTCCAAGATTCAGAACTGACAGTAGAAGTCCAGTTAGGAAGTCTGGGGAGCTGAGCCAGGGAAGGTCATCAAGGAGTCCACTGGGTAGTCCTGCCAACAAAGGCCACCATGAACCTTCTATGTCAAACCAGAGTCAATCCCCAAATGGTGCCCCCACGCGCATTAGAAAAGGGCGTGGTTTCACCGATCGTTATGCATTTGCACGTCGGTATCGCACCCCGTCTCCCGAACGATCCCCTCGGAGGTCCTACCGTTATGGAGGAAGAAATATCAATGGGAGGAACCGTGATAG GCTGCCAAGCTACAGAAGTTATTCTGAGCGCTCTCCACCAAGACGATATATAAGTTCACCAAGAGGCAGGAGTCCCCCTag GTATGGAAGGCAGAGAAGTAGAAGCAGGAGTCCACGACGAAGTCCTACACCTGGTGATAAGCGACCTTCCATAAGCGAGGGTTTGAAATCTCGATTAGGTCCTCGAGTTGATGATAAGCCATTTCCTAACAAAGGAAGACTGAGATCCAGGTCCAGTTCCAGGTCTAGCAGCCGTGGATCTTCTCATTCTAGATCTCCCGATGCTGTTCCACCAAAACGTCAAGGCATAGCAGCTAGAGCTAGCATGTCTCCATCAAGCTCACCGTCTGAACAGCAAGCTTTAGTTTCCTACGGGGATGCTAGTCCTGATACTGAAATGAGGTAG